One region of Streptomyces subrutilus genomic DNA includes:
- a CDS encoding bifunctional 3-(3-hydroxy-phenyl)propionate/3-hydroxycinnamic acid hydroxylase — protein sequence MRTTHDTYANPTDTDVVIVGNGPIGAALSVLIAQHGWRVTVLERRPRPYRLPRATSFDGETARLLAGTGIGPDLGRVTEPANGYQWQTAAGAVLLDIAFTAAGPYGWPDANTMHQPALEELIAARAAALPGITVLRGHEVVKITDGEDRVEVMASTDDDTTRVLSARWVVGCDGANSFVRDHLDVSVTDLGFSYEWLLCDVELRQPREFTPTNVQICDPARPTTVVASGPGRRRWEFMRLPGESAAELNREETAWRLLAPFGVTPDTATLLRSTTYIFQARWADQWRVGHVLLAGDAAHLMPPFAGQGMCSGIRDVVNLAWKLDLVLSGHADESVLDSYTQERRAQAKEAILASVQLGRVICVTDPAAAAERDATVLANRRGRPTGRPEPAKALSGGLLHRRSGAEAADAPAGAVVPQGRVARRGSTGLFDEVVGRGFVLLTTDDPHTLLDEERLSFLAGLGAHVVRLLPPGEASEEHGPAEVIGVVDADGVYGPYLARFGATSLLVRPDYHVFGAASGPDGTAALVDDLRGQLRAAVPAGAPHRAG from the coding sequence CCAGCTTCGACGGGGAGACGGCCCGGCTGCTGGCCGGCACCGGCATCGGCCCGGACCTCGGCCGGGTCACCGAGCCCGCCAACGGCTACCAGTGGCAGACCGCGGCCGGCGCGGTGCTGCTGGACATCGCCTTCACCGCGGCCGGCCCCTACGGCTGGCCGGACGCCAACACGATGCACCAGCCGGCCCTGGAGGAGCTGATCGCCGCCAGGGCGGCGGCACTTCCCGGCATCACGGTGCTGCGCGGGCACGAGGTCGTGAAGATCACCGACGGTGAGGACCGGGTGGAGGTGATGGCGTCCACCGACGACGACACGACCCGCGTCCTGTCCGCACGATGGGTCGTGGGGTGCGACGGAGCGAACAGCTTCGTGCGCGACCACCTCGATGTCTCCGTGACGGACCTCGGGTTCTCCTACGAGTGGCTGCTCTGCGACGTCGAACTGCGCCAGCCGCGCGAGTTCACCCCCACCAACGTGCAGATCTGCGATCCGGCCAGGCCCACGACCGTGGTGGCCAGCGGCCCCGGGCGCCGGCGCTGGGAGTTCATGCGCCTGCCGGGCGAGAGCGCCGCCGAGCTCAACCGGGAGGAGACGGCCTGGCGGCTGCTGGCGCCGTTCGGCGTCACCCCCGACACGGCCACCCTGCTGCGCAGCACCACGTACATCTTCCAGGCCCGTTGGGCCGACCAGTGGCGCGTGGGGCATGTCCTGCTGGCCGGAGACGCGGCCCATCTCATGCCGCCCTTCGCCGGGCAGGGCATGTGCTCCGGCATCCGGGACGTCGTCAACCTGGCATGGAAGCTGGATCTGGTGCTCAGCGGCCACGCGGACGAGTCCGTACTGGACAGCTACACGCAGGAGCGCCGGGCGCAGGCCAAGGAGGCGATCTTGGCATCGGTCCAGCTGGGCCGGGTGATCTGCGTGACGGACCCGGCAGCGGCCGCCGAGCGGGATGCCACGGTGCTGGCCAACCGGCGCGGCAGGCCGACGGGGCGGCCGGAGCCCGCGAAGGCGCTCTCGGGCGGCCTGCTGCACCGGCGGTCCGGAGCGGAGGCGGCCGACGCGCCCGCGGGCGCCGTCGTACCGCAGGGCCGAGTGGCACGCCGGGGATCCACCGGGCTGTTCGACGAGGTGGTCGGCCGTGGATTCGTCCTGCTGACCACCGACGATCCGCACACCCTGCTCGACGAGGAGCGGCTTTCCTTCCTCGCCGGTCTGGGAGCCCACGTGGTGCGCCTGCTGCCGCCCGGAGAGGCGTCCGAGGAGCACGGCCCGGCCGAGGTGATCGGTGTGGTGGACGCGGACGGGGTCTACGGGCCGTATCTGGCGCGGTTCGGCGCGACTTCGCTGCTCGTCCGTCCGGACTACCACGTTTTCGGTGCCGCGAGCGGCCCGGACGGCACCGCGGCACTGGTCGACGACCTGCGGGGCCAGTTGCGCGCCGCGGTGCCGGCCGGTGCACCGCACCGGGCCGGCTGA